From the Cyanobium sp. M30B3 genome, the window CAGATAGGGATGGAACGCCATCGCCGGCAACGGCGAGAGCCGCCCCCAGAAGGCCGCCCACACCAGCAGCAGGGCCCCCAGCAGCGGAGGCGCCGGCAGCAGGCAGGCCAGGCCGGCAGCCCGCAGCAGGGCCAGCAGCAGGGCCACCTGCACCGCTGAGGCCCCCACGCGGCTGTCGGCCATCGCCTCCAGCCGGCGCAGCGGTCCCGCCGCCAGCCCGTCGGCCGTGTCCAGAGCGCCGTCGTGGTGGAGCCCGCCGCTGAGCCACAGCCCCAGGGCCATCACCAGCGCCAGCCGGGCCGGGCCGGGGAGCCAGCCGGCGGGCAGCCACCACAGCAGGGCCTGCAGGCCCCCCAGCACCAGGCCGATCCAGGGGGCAAAGCGGGCGATCCGCTCAAAGCGGGGCCGGGGCCAGGGCCAGGCCGGCAGCAGCGAATAGAAGATCCAGGCACCCGCCAGATCGCGCAGCCAGGCGGGTGCCCCGGCGGCGGCGGCGCCAGCACCGGGATCGGAAGGGCGGTGACGGGTGAAGGGAGCCAGGCGACCTCTAGCGTCAGCGCAGCACCGCTGCGGTCCCATCAGCTTTTCACCCCAGGGGGCTGGCCCGCTCCCCTTCAGCTTCGAGATCACAGCCCGCTGTGCCCACACCCGGGCCCGCTGCGGCTGCTTCCACACCCCCCACGGGCCGGTGCACACGCCCCGTTTCATGCCGGTGGGCACGCTGGCCACGGTGAAAGGGGTGACCAGCGACCAGCTGGCCGGCACCGG encodes:
- a CDS encoding adenosylcobinamide-GDP ribazoletransferase; translated protein: MGPQRCCADARGRLAPFTRHRPSDPGAGAAAAGAPAWLRDLAGAWIFYSLLPAWPWPRPRFERIARFAPWIGLVLGGLQALLWWLPAGWLPGPARLALVMALGLWLSGGLHHDGALDTADGLAAGPLRRLEAMADSRVGASAVQVALLLALLRAAGLACLLPAPPLLGALLLVWAAFWGRLSPLPAMAFHPYLRREGSAAFHRRHWQGLGRELRPALLALPALLAVSWLLPLPARWLGLLGLLGLLPAWLVPWWLGRRLGGHSGDSYGASVEWTETLSLLLMGLAAAWAAA